Proteins from a single region of Apium graveolens cultivar Ventura chromosome 7, ASM990537v1, whole genome shotgun sequence:
- the LOC141675085 gene encoding TGACG-sequence-specific DNA-binding protein TGA-1A-like isoform X1 → MNSPSTPYITSRNMEIYDTSRNIGIYEPMHQMSMWADIKSNGFLNTPTSMLVEVDTKLDNQSEDTSHETLGHSNKYDQETNKPVDKVLRRLAQNREAARKSRLRKKAYVQQLESSRSKLLQLEQELERTRQQGALIGVGLDAIPPGFSGPINSGICAFDLAYGSWVEEQDRLVDNLKTAIYTYTDEELCILVDVVMNHYSDLFRMKATSAKADVFYLMSGMWKTSAERLFLWIGGFRPSELLKVLLPHLDLLEQEHAEVCNLKQSCQQTEDALSQGMDKLQQTLSDALAAGQLGEGSYFPQISNAMERLDALVSFVNQQADHIRQVTLQQMARILDTRQTAQGLLVLGEYCQRLRALSLLWETRPREPT, encoded by the exons ATGAATTCTCCATCAACCCCTTACATCACCTCAAGGAATATGGAAATATATGACACCTCAAGGAATATAGGAATATATGAACCTATGCACCAGATGAGCATGTGGGCTGATATTAAAAGTAATGGCTTCCTGAACACGCCTACTTCAATGCTTGTTGAGGTGGACACGAAACTAGACAACCAG TCAGAAGATACTTCACACGAAACACTTGGACATTCTAACAAGTATGACCAGGAAACAAATAAACCAGTTGATAAG GTTCTTAGACGTCTTGCACAAAATCGTGAGGCTGCTCGGAAAAGTCGTTTGAGGAAAAAG GCCTATGTTCAGCAGCTGGAAAGTAGTCGTTCGAAGCTACTTCAACTGGAGCAAGAGTTGGAAAGAACTAGGCAGCAA GGAGCACTTATTGGTGTTGGATTAGATGCTATTCCTCCAGGTTTCTCTGGACCAATAAACTCAG GTATTTGTGCATTTGATTTGGCATATGGAAGCTGGGTGGAAGAACAAGACAGACTAGTCGACAATTTGAAGACAGCTATTTATACTTATACTGATGAAGAGCTGTGCATCCTTGTTGATGTAGTCATGAATCATTATTCTGATCTCTTCCGCATGAAAGCAACTTCTGCAAAGGCTGATGTTTTCTATCTCATGTCAGGCATGTGGAAAACATCAGCTGAACGACTTTTCTTGTGGATTGGAGGATTTCGACCATCAGAGCTTTTAAAG GTTCTTTTGCCACACCTTGACCTCTTGGAGCAAGAACATGCTGAAGTTTGCAACCTTAAGCAATCATGCCAACAAACTGAAGATGCGCTTTCACAGGGAATGGATAAACTCCAACAAACCCTGTCTGATGCATTGGCAGCTGGTCAATTAGGTGAAGGAAGCTACTTCCCACAAATTTCTAATGCAATGGAGAGGCTGGATGCCCTGGTGAGCTTTGTTAATCAG CAGGCTGATCACATTCGCCAGGTAACTCTTCAACAAATGGCTCGCATCCTAGATACCCGCCAAACAGCACAAGGGTTGCTTGTGTTAGGAGAATACTGTCAACGCCTCAGGGCCCTAAGTTTGTTATGGGAAACTCGCCCACGTGAGCCTACTTAA
- the LOC141675085 gene encoding TGACG-sequence-specific DNA-binding protein TGA-1A-like isoform X2, with translation MNSPSTPYITSRNMEIYDTSRNIGIYEPMHQMSMWADIKSNGFLNTPTSMLVEVDTKLDNQSEDTSHETLGHSNKYDQETNKPVDKVLRRLAQNREAARKSRLRKKAYVQQLESSRSKLLQLEQELERTRQQGALIGVGLDAIPPGFSGPINSGICAFDLAYGSWVEEQDRLVDNLKTAIYTYTDEELCILVDVVMNHYSDLFRMKATSAKADVFYLMSGMWKTSAERLFLWIGGFRPSELLKVLLPHLDLLEQEHAEVCNLKQSCQQTEDALSQGMDKLQQTLSDALAAGQLGEGSYFPQISNAMERLDALVSFVNQADHIRQVTLQQMARILDTRQTAQGLLVLGEYCQRLRALSLLWETRPREPT, from the exons ATGAATTCTCCATCAACCCCTTACATCACCTCAAGGAATATGGAAATATATGACACCTCAAGGAATATAGGAATATATGAACCTATGCACCAGATGAGCATGTGGGCTGATATTAAAAGTAATGGCTTCCTGAACACGCCTACTTCAATGCTTGTTGAGGTGGACACGAAACTAGACAACCAG TCAGAAGATACTTCACACGAAACACTTGGACATTCTAACAAGTATGACCAGGAAACAAATAAACCAGTTGATAAG GTTCTTAGACGTCTTGCACAAAATCGTGAGGCTGCTCGGAAAAGTCGTTTGAGGAAAAAG GCCTATGTTCAGCAGCTGGAAAGTAGTCGTTCGAAGCTACTTCAACTGGAGCAAGAGTTGGAAAGAACTAGGCAGCAA GGAGCACTTATTGGTGTTGGATTAGATGCTATTCCTCCAGGTTTCTCTGGACCAATAAACTCAG GTATTTGTGCATTTGATTTGGCATATGGAAGCTGGGTGGAAGAACAAGACAGACTAGTCGACAATTTGAAGACAGCTATTTATACTTATACTGATGAAGAGCTGTGCATCCTTGTTGATGTAGTCATGAATCATTATTCTGATCTCTTCCGCATGAAAGCAACTTCTGCAAAGGCTGATGTTTTCTATCTCATGTCAGGCATGTGGAAAACATCAGCTGAACGACTTTTCTTGTGGATTGGAGGATTTCGACCATCAGAGCTTTTAAAG GTTCTTTTGCCACACCTTGACCTCTTGGAGCAAGAACATGCTGAAGTTTGCAACCTTAAGCAATCATGCCAACAAACTGAAGATGCGCTTTCACAGGGAATGGATAAACTCCAACAAACCCTGTCTGATGCATTGGCAGCTGGTCAATTAGGTGAAGGAAGCTACTTCCCACAAATTTCTAATGCAATGGAGAGGCTGGATGCCCTGGTGAGCTTTGTTAATCAG GCTGATCACATTCGCCAGGTAACTCTTCAACAAATGGCTCGCATCCTAGATACCCGCCAAACAGCACAAGGGTTGCTTGTGTTAGGAGAATACTGTCAACGCCTCAGGGCCCTAAGTTTGTTATGGGAAACTCGCCCACGTGAGCCTACTTAA